A stretch of the Engraulis encrasicolus isolate BLACKSEA-1 chromosome 19, IST_EnEncr_1.0, whole genome shotgun sequence genome encodes the following:
- the LOC134469884 gene encoding macrophage mannose receptor 1-like codes for MENPGVGERIERSCIKPALTAHIFTSHLSSRASESLSVQVITMSPLLFPLLVALAFGQASSQLQCKEGYVQFQDSCYSLTGASDDTWANAEQQCKFSGGHLVSISNKEENEFVKSLFEKTDNKVVWIGGHRVEPQKHQSWRWVDGANMEYENWGAGQPRNFREKNSMMMFKDGTWGNEDGTLRYAFICKESQRPTCDDDYYLYGSQCYAFKEAKLGFGAAQKNCSADGGNLASVHSEELNVFLQKLTENIMAWIGGRKDDEAALTWQWNDQTPFDYQDWARKQPAASPQNLCILMNYHPYGQDSWGWANELCDIAYGYVCQKPRIVAALA; via the exons ATGGAGAATCCCGGCGTGGGCGAGCGCATCGA ACGGTCGTGTATAAAACCTGCCCTGACAGCACATATCTTTACCTCACACCTCAGCAGCAGAGCATCAGAAAGCCTCAGTGTTCAG GTGATCACCATgagccctcttctcttccctctactTGTTGCCTTGGCTTTCGGTCAGGCCAGCAGTCAGCTGCAGTGTAAAGAAGGCTATGTTCAGTTCCAGGATTCCTGCTACTCACTAACTGGTGCAAGTGACGATACATGGGCTAATGCAGAG CAACAATGCAAATTCTCTGGTGGCCATCTAGTCTCTATTAGTAACAAGGAGGAAAACGAGTTTGTGAAGTCTCTTTTTGAAAAAACCGACAACAAGGTTGTATGGATTGGAGGACACAGAGTCGAACCG cAAAAACACCAATCATGGAGATGGGTTGATGGAGCCAACATGGAATATGAGAACTGGGGTGCAGGCCAACCGCGTAAtttcagagaaaaaaacagcatgatgATGTTCAAAGATG GGACATGGGGAAATGAGGATGGTACTCTAAGATATGCATTCATATGCAAAGAGAGTCAAAGGCCCACTTGTGACGATGACTACTACTTGTATGGGTCTCAGTGCTACGCCTTCAAAGAAGCAAAGCTGGGATTTGGAGCAGCGCAG AAAAACTGCTCTGCAGACGGTGGCAACCTGGCCTCGGTACACAGCGAGGAGCTGAATGTGTTTCTGCAGAAACTTACAGAAAACATTATGGCCTGGATCGGAGGACGAAAAGATGATGAGGCCGCG CTAACTTGGCAGTGGAATGACCAGACACCATTTGACTACCAAGACTGGGCAAGAAAGCAACCGGCAGCAAGCCCTCAAAACTTGTGCATTCTCATGAATTATCATCCTT ATGGCCAAGATAGCTGGGGCTGGGCCAATGAGCTGTGTGACATTGCATATGGATACGTCTGTCAGAAACCACGTATTGTGGCTGCACTTGCCTGA